A window of Sulfobacillus thermosulfidooxidans contains these coding sequences:
- a CDS encoding transposase, which yields MRRGLEPPLTVTSDGAPGVIKAIERQWPNAIRIRCGAHKTRNVLSRVPEAFQGDVKQLLYTIRDAVDDAAGLEASHRVQKRLTQELPHAAKSLAEDHEALLVHCKVPVRHRIIVRTTHRIERCFEEERRRTKILPRFWREKSA from the coding sequence GTGCGGCGGGGATTGGAACCGCCCTTAACGGTTACCTCCGACGGCGCTCCAGGGGTGATTAAGGCGATTGAACGGCAATGGCCGAATGCGATACGCATTCGGTGTGGGGCGCATAAAACCCGCAATGTGCTGAGTCGAGTGCCTGAAGCCTTTCAGGGCGACGTGAAACAGCTACTCTATACGATCCGTGACGCGGTGGATGATGCAGCAGGATTGGAAGCCTCTCATCGAGTACAAAAGCGCTTAACGCAAGAACTTCCCCACGCCGCCAAATCGCTGGCAGAAGACCACGAGGCTTTGCTCGTGCATTGCAAAGTCCCTGTCCGACATCGGATCATTGTGCGGACAACGCATCGTATCGAACGCTGTTTTGAGGAAGAACGCCGCCGGACTAAAATCCTTCCGCGATTTTGGAGGGAAAAGAGTGCGTGA
- the istA gene encoding IS21 family transposase has product MMMHEQKQTITAIQAATGRDRKTIRKVVTDQKHGHDLTRRTRESKLDPYKEYIEERWNQGCQNAVVLWEEARAHGYTGSLSLIKQLVQPLRPQRGVEPAQRYETDPGDQAQCDWADFGALVYPDQRRKLYIFIYTMSFSRRMYGEFVHDQRQTTLFRCLENAFAYFGCVPTTILSDNMKPMVIDHPRGGEIVWNPRFTAFAEFHGFGPKAARPYRAKTKGKVERSVLYVRQNFWPRIPEVITLKELNVRVMVWAQERDLRIHGTTFERPTDRWEADVAGAQPYDLTRLWAFGEQFPRKVTRDAFVHWQGHRFAVPWTAAGTMVYVRRYSETGIVIGQETQELTRYAIPSRPHQIVGTETWHQDAPPERIPGQPIARRRTLRTPEEDLPTIRSLADYAEVVPQ; this is encoded by the coding sequence ATGATGATGCACGAACAGAAGCAGACGATTACGGCGATTCAAGCGGCCACCGGTCGCGATCGCAAAACCATTCGTAAAGTGGTCACCGACCAAAAACACGGGCACGACCTGACCCGTCGTACCCGTGAGAGTAAACTCGATCCATACAAAGAGTATATCGAAGAACGGTGGAACCAGGGGTGTCAGAATGCCGTTGTTCTCTGGGAAGAGGCCCGTGCCCACGGTTACACGGGCAGTCTGAGTTTGATCAAACAGCTGGTGCAACCGCTGCGTCCGCAGCGGGGTGTTGAACCGGCTCAACGCTATGAAACGGATCCCGGGGATCAAGCACAATGCGATTGGGCCGACTTCGGGGCGTTGGTGTATCCGGACCAACGGCGAAAACTCTACATTTTTATTTATACCATGAGTTTTTCGCGGCGTATGTATGGCGAATTTGTGCACGATCAGCGCCAAACCACCTTGTTTCGCTGCCTCGAGAACGCGTTTGCGTATTTTGGCTGTGTCCCCACGACGATTTTATCAGATAACATGAAACCGATGGTCATTGACCATCCGCGCGGGGGAGAGATCGTCTGGAACCCCCGATTCACGGCTTTTGCCGAATTTCATGGTTTTGGACCGAAAGCCGCCCGGCCTTATCGGGCAAAAACCAAGGGAAAAGTCGAACGCAGTGTGTTATATGTTCGCCAAAATTTCTGGCCGCGGATCCCTGAGGTCATCACCCTCAAGGAATTAAATGTCCGTGTCATGGTCTGGGCCCAGGAACGTGATCTGCGCATTCATGGCACCACGTTCGAGCGCCCGACAGATCGCTGGGAGGCCGACGTGGCGGGAGCCCAGCCGTATGACCTGACGCGGCTGTGGGCCTTCGGCGAACAGTTTCCCCGTAAAGTGACGCGCGATGCGTTTGTGCACTGGCAAGGGCATCGTTTTGCGGTACCGTGGACGGCGGCGGGAACGATGGTGTACGTCAGGCGCTACTCCGAGACCGGTATCGTGATTGGGCAAGAGACGCAAGAGCTCACGCGGTATGCGATTCCCTCGCGCCCGCATCAGATCGTCGGCACGGAGACATGGCACCAAGACGCCCCACCCGAACGCATTCCGGGTCAACCGATTGCTCGGCGTCGTACGTTACGGACACCCGAGGAGGATTTGCCCACGATCCGTTCATTAGCCGACTATGCGGAGGTGGTCCCGCAATGA
- a CDS encoding TauD/TfdA family dioxygenase: MQDIITENAIACESVEALKKNVWFIAKKLETDGFCVIDAWDSKIDTLKELASYFGNRQSHIRANEDGIVDVTPGAAIRPSGDQSEYIGTSTSQFNPHTDGSYLHGFLRVEGKLYRIGPPKLILLQCVTQANQGGTSIIVDTEKVLRDLLFMERWHAKVLMTRGSVSFCRDDQLAMDFPVFERTSKHLARVRFRYDSMMYTQHWSSVSVQMLQSDYLVNPRYSTRLKLREGQILILDNYRVLHGRDGIEDVPSHDGGSRLLRRIWIQGDDHTIFANAVSQNPEHTAFGAFEPYRFLPGTMRNGSPVLGIKCGIHLSPDMQMTMDSLLEEDYFV, encoded by the coding sequence ATGCAAGATATCATCACCGAAAACGCAATTGCATGTGAGTCGGTAGAAGCGTTAAAGAAAAATGTTTGGTTCATTGCCAAGAAGCTGGAAACTGATGGGTTTTGTGTTATTGATGCGTGGGACTCCAAAATCGACACCCTCAAAGAATTGGCCTCGTATTTCGGTAACCGCCAGAGTCACATTCGAGCCAACGAGGACGGGATTGTTGATGTGACGCCCGGAGCGGCCATTCGGCCGTCTGGAGACCAGTCCGAATATATTGGAACTAGCACCTCCCAGTTCAATCCCCATACGGACGGATCTTATTTGCACGGGTTCCTTCGCGTAGAAGGAAAACTTTATAGGATTGGGCCACCGAAGCTAATTTTGTTGCAGTGCGTCACCCAAGCCAATCAGGGCGGAACCAGCATCATTGTGGACACGGAAAAAGTCCTGCGCGACCTCTTATTCATGGAACGATGGCACGCAAAGGTTCTGATGACCCGCGGTAGTGTGTCGTTTTGCCGAGATGACCAATTGGCAATGGATTTCCCGGTGTTTGAACGCACGTCCAAGCATCTCGCGCGCGTGCGTTTTCGTTATGATTCCATGATGTACACGCAGCACTGGTCCAGTGTGTCTGTTCAGATGTTGCAGTCCGATTACTTAGTTAATCCTCGATATTCTACTCGCCTCAAGCTTCGTGAAGGACAAATTCTCATTCTGGACAATTATCGAGTCCTTCATGGCCGTGATGGTATTGAAGATGTTCCGAGCCATGACGGCGGATCGCGTCTTCTTCGCCGCATATGGATCCAGGGAGATGATCACACCATTTTTGCGAATGCCGTGAGCCAAAATCCTGAGCATACCGCTTTTGGGGCGTTCGAACCATATCGCTTTCTTCCGGGAACGATGCGGAATGGTTCTCCGGTTCTGGGAATTAAGTGCGGGATACACCTGTCCCCCGACATGCAGATGACCATGGATAGCCTATTAGAAGAAGATTACTTTGTGTAA
- a CDS encoding tetratricopeptide repeat protein: protein MAAGHGPGKGHDLPSAVGPGSAMTADEAMARGDQWFTHGWLDAARECWQQVVAMEGGAFQQAAAWDNLGKVAARRSRWEDAADEFRRALIILPGDDTEGRMRIAMHQALVWTQTGQTDLAYRQLWQLTHEATAVSPRLHTLLGLNLAAVQIDYDYPHQAIATLHAVAQYWTPEDEQRYGYFWHTNLGVCHVALHQWDDASCHLKAALACAPTRDRQGPVLVERALAAFYRGEVLASLTDAQQDYGLKLL from the coding sequence GTGGCAGCTGGACACGGCCCCGGGAAAGGGCACGATCTGCCGTCTGCTGTGGGACCGGGCAGCGCTATGACTGCGGATGAGGCCATGGCCCGCGGTGACCAATGGTTTACGCATGGCTGGCTGGATGCGGCCCGCGAATGTTGGCAGCAGGTGGTAGCGATGGAGGGGGGAGCATTCCAACAGGCCGCAGCGTGGGATAATCTCGGCAAGGTCGCGGCTCGCCGGAGCCGGTGGGAGGATGCCGCCGATGAGTTTCGACGAGCATTGATCATCCTTCCCGGAGACGACACCGAAGGACGCATGCGCATTGCCATGCACCAGGCATTGGTTTGGACGCAAACGGGCCAAACCGATCTCGCGTATCGCCAATTATGGCAGCTCACGCACGAGGCGACGGCCGTATCTCCCCGCCTTCATACGCTGTTAGGACTCAATCTTGCCGCGGTCCAAATTGATTATGATTATCCGCATCAAGCCATCGCCACTCTGCACGCGGTGGCGCAATACTGGACGCCGGAGGATGAGCAACGTTACGGGTATTTCTGGCATACCAATTTGGGCGTCTGCCATGTGGCCCTACATCAATGGGATGATGCAAGCTGCCATCTGAAGGCGGCTTTGGCCTGTGCACCCACTCGTGATCGTCAGGGACCGGTTTTGGTCGAACGTGCGTTGGCAGCTTTTTATCGGGGGGAGGTTTTGGCTAGTCTTACGGATGCTCAACAAGATTATGGCCTAAAATTGCTGTAA
- a CDS encoding ATP-grasp domain-containing protein has product MESNPAHPFRSFADYLFADPMDHIGILSHVQQWHQTYDIRGLYTIREAFVEAVGRVGDWMGLPNMGLRAAKVCRNKFLQRLYLSDFSPKFSVVPPNMRSNIGENWKRFPAVVKPLNRQASSGVQRVDDGQTLTRVLSSSVYDAGEVLLLEENIEGPEFSVETLVQRGRIIFAGITQKRTNSDSSQFFVEMAHTVPAISLSTDKKQGLLRTNSAVIERLALQNGITHAEYKVSPKGNRPILMEIAARNPGDGILPLYQLTTGVPMEDALIGIALGEPTTYPEPSRFARQVYFNHSRGQLLDVRVQGEPIPVTWYRSGGARPRLSPSSAFVPVLREIVMDKQRGESLSPITQSSDRAGSYIFDAPTPKALDVAEKTFGEKIEVIVHEE; this is encoded by the coding sequence ATGGAAAGTAACCCTGCGCATCCATTTCGAAGCTTTGCCGATTATCTGTTTGCCGATCCCATGGACCATATTGGTATCCTGAGCCATGTGCAACAGTGGCACCAGACGTACGACATCCGTGGGCTATACACCATTCGTGAAGCCTTTGTGGAGGCTGTGGGACGAGTCGGTGACTGGATGGGTCTGCCCAATATGGGACTGCGTGCCGCAAAAGTCTGTCGCAACAAATTTCTCCAACGGCTCTACCTATCCGATTTTAGTCCAAAGTTCTCCGTAGTCCCACCGAACATGCGATCGAATATCGGCGAGAACTGGAAGCGATTCCCTGCGGTGGTAAAACCCCTAAATCGGCAGGCTAGTTCAGGGGTCCAACGCGTTGATGATGGCCAGACGCTCACACGCGTGTTGAGCTCGAGTGTGTACGATGCTGGGGAAGTCTTACTACTCGAAGAAAACATCGAAGGGCCAGAGTTTTCGGTGGAAACACTCGTTCAGCGAGGACGGATAATTTTCGCGGGAATCACACAGAAACGAACGAATAGCGACTCGAGTCAATTCTTTGTCGAAATGGCGCATACTGTCCCGGCGATTAGCTTGTCGACCGATAAGAAGCAAGGATTGCTACGCACAAATTCGGCGGTGATCGAGCGCCTGGCTCTTCAAAATGGTATAACTCATGCCGAATATAAAGTTTCGCCAAAAGGCAACCGACCGATTCTCATGGAGATTGCGGCACGCAATCCCGGGGACGGCATACTACCGCTATACCAGTTGACCACGGGGGTTCCAATGGAAGATGCCCTAATCGGAATAGCATTAGGAGAACCGACCACCTACCCCGAGCCAAGTCGGTTTGCGCGCCAAGTTTACTTCAATCACAGTCGAGGGCAACTGTTGGATGTGCGGGTACAGGGGGAACCCATTCCGGTCACGTGGTATAGGAGCGGTGGTGCTCGCCCACGATTGAGTCCGTCATCCGCTTTCGTTCCTGTACTGCGCGAGATCGTAATGGACAAACAGCGGGGCGAGTCTCTGAGCCCAATTACACAGTCTTCGGACCGGGCTGGCTCCTATATTTTTGATGCCCCCACACCGAAAGCGCTGGACGTTGCCGAGAAAACCTTTGGCGAGAAAATTGAAGTGATCGTCCACGAGGAGTAA
- the rraA gene encoding ribonuclease E activity regulator RraA: MLHTADICDIQPDLATVCDLTLVSFGGSSTFYGRIRTIRVFEDNTLVKQAIDVADSGTVLVVDGGGSRRCALIGGNLARLAAARGVAGIVLNACVRDVEELADVPIGIVAMGSCPRRSRKEGHGALGEVLRFGGVVWTPDHWVYADRDGIVLTPQAVKDAAE; this comes from the coding sequence ATGCTTCATACAGCCGATATTTGTGATATTCAACCTGATTTGGCGACTGTCTGCGATTTGACCTTGGTCTCGTTTGGGGGATCTTCGACGTTTTACGGCCGGATTCGGACCATCCGTGTTTTCGAGGACAACACTTTAGTAAAGCAGGCCATCGACGTGGCTGACTCTGGCACAGTATTGGTGGTGGATGGAGGTGGGTCCCGCCGCTGCGCGCTGATTGGGGGCAATCTGGCACGCTTGGCCGCCGCTCGGGGAGTGGCCGGTATCGTGTTGAACGCGTGTGTCCGCGACGTGGAGGAATTGGCGGACGTGCCCATCGGTATCGTGGCCATGGGAAGCTGCCCACGGAGAAGCCGGAAAGAGGGCCACGGTGCACTGGGTGAGGTCCTTCGCTTTGGTGGGGTTGTATGGACACCAGATCACTGGGTATACGCAGATCGCGACGGCATCGTGCTAACACCTCAGGCTGTTAAGGATGCGGCGGAATGA
- a CDS encoding MFS transporter, whose amino-acid sequence MLLSSQLISGIGDQLLNLALAISVFSIRHSSLWLALTFATIYVGAVPGYFVMPFMRRFRPNWTMAMADLLSMVTVLMVFALLRSSWVLAPLFVLGVFRAITRPMAQTLVPRLSAQSSHLGRLTADLQTANTLSMVIGFALAGFSVVVHSVQWALGMDAISFLLSACIEVFIQVPVVSLHREARRYGRELLMGWRWMAGSRLLKSLILFNTIAFGLEIGFNNQLVVLIHQHSANSLYYVLTEFAMSIGILVASTTLRGSRFADGERRGRLQLWLGATLILGLCYMAADVVSPLVAVIAFLFVSSLADGASVVAQNHLMHLEVMDEHRNQVYTLRFVMRNLGKAIASILMGVAIAALGLHLVLLWIGLLIAIVAAGIAIYIHQNSEEGRNASYSRYL is encoded by the coding sequence CTGTTACTATCCAGTCAATTAATTTCGGGGATTGGTGACCAGTTACTCAACTTGGCCTTGGCCATTTCGGTGTTCTCTATAAGGCATTCCAGTTTATGGTTGGCTCTGACTTTTGCAACGATATACGTCGGAGCTGTTCCGGGCTATTTTGTGATGCCGTTTATGAGGCGTTTCCGTCCGAATTGGACCATGGCTATGGCCGACCTGCTTAGCATGGTCACGGTGCTCATGGTTTTTGCGCTGTTGCGATCATCATGGGTACTGGCGCCGTTATTTGTCTTGGGAGTATTTCGCGCCATCACTCGGCCTATGGCCCAGACGCTAGTGCCGCGATTGAGCGCACAGAGCTCCCATTTGGGGCGACTGACGGCTGATCTACAGACGGCTAATACCTTGAGCATGGTTATCGGCTTCGCGCTAGCTGGGTTCTCAGTAGTCGTTCACTCGGTACAGTGGGCACTTGGTATGGACGCGATAAGTTTTCTCCTGAGTGCCTGTATCGAGGTATTTATACAGGTGCCTGTAGTGTCCCTGCATCGGGAAGCGCGACGGTACGGGCGTGAACTGCTTATGGGGTGGCGGTGGATGGCCGGGAGTCGCCTCCTCAAATCGCTGATCTTGTTCAACACCATCGCCTTCGGTCTGGAAATCGGGTTTAACAATCAGCTCGTCGTATTAATCCACCAACACTCGGCGAATTCTTTGTATTACGTCCTCACCGAGTTTGCGATGTCCATAGGAATTCTAGTCGCTTCTACGACCCTCCGCGGCTCGCGTTTCGCGGATGGCGAGCGGCGAGGTCGATTGCAATTGTGGCTGGGAGCTACGTTGATTCTTGGCCTTTGTTACATGGCCGCCGATGTTGTGTCCCCGTTAGTTGCCGTCATCGCTTTTCTGTTTGTATCGTCCCTGGCTGACGGGGCATCGGTGGTCGCGCAAAACCATTTGATGCACCTTGAGGTCATGGATGAGCATCGCAATCAAGTGTACACTCTGCGATTCGTGATGCGAAACCTCGGGAAAGCCATAGCCAGTATACTCATGGGAGTGGCGATAGCCGCCCTTGGGTTGCATCTGGTCTTGCTCTGGATCGGACTTTTGATTGCCATTGTTGCAGCGGGTATAGCAATCTATATTCACCAAAATTCTGAGGAGGGAAGAAATGCTTCATACAGCCGATATTTGTGA
- a CDS encoding transposase has protein sequence MRRGLEPPLTVTSDGAPGVIKAIERQWPNAIRIRCGAHKTRNVLSRVPEAFQGDVKQLLYTIRDAVDDAAGLEASHRVQKRLTQELPHAAKSLAEDHEALLAHCKVPVRHRIIVRTTHRIERCFEEERRRTKILPRFWREKSA, from the coding sequence GTGCGGCGGGGATTGGAACCGCCCTTAACGGTTACCTCCGACGGCGCTCCAGGGGTGATTAAGGCGATTGAACGGCAATGGCCGAATGCGATACGCATTCGGTGTGGGGCGCATAAAACCCGCAATGTGCTGAGTCGAGTGCCTGAAGCCTTTCAGGGCGACGTGAAACAGCTACTCTATACGATCCGTGACGCGGTGGATGACGCAGCAGGATTGGAAGCCTCTCATCGAGTACAAAAGCGCTTAACGCAAGAACTTCCCCACGCCGCCAAATCGCTGGCAGAAGACCACGAGGCTTTGCTCGCGCATTGCAAAGTCCCTGTCCGACATCGGATCATTGTGCGGACAACGCATCGTATCGAACGCTGTTTTGAGGAAGAACGCCGCCGGACTAAAATCCTTCCGCGATTTTGGAGGGAAAAGAGTGCGTGA
- a CDS encoding transposase, with translation MSTRDIEAALTTSTGERLWSRTAISEVTDALWSEYEAFQRRSLAHIPILY, from the coding sequence TTGTCCACGCGCGACATCGAGGCGGCTTTGACCACGTCAACAGGAGAGCGCTTATGGAGTCGCACCGCGATCAGTGAAGTCACCGATGCCTTGTGGTCTGAATACGAAGCTTTTCAACGCCGATCGCTTGCGCATATTCCCATTCTCTATTGA
- a CDS encoding DoxX family protein: MNRYQIIDMRWITVLRIVDGLYFLWRGIFKMYTPTSVWLIPRVTQALPTTPLAPIIRTYIFPHVVIFGYAVGVLEIFGGGLLVLARGGRISPFILFILNTVFFLTLGFKEPHDMELNLLMGIMNLMFAMSVQPKAEKRSNAT, from the coding sequence ATGAATCGCTATCAGATTATTGACATGCGCTGGATAACAGTCTTACGCATTGTTGACGGCTTATATTTTCTTTGGCGGGGTATTTTTAAAATGTATACCCCAACTAGTGTGTGGTTGATTCCGCGCGTCACACAAGCGTTGCCGACGACGCCCTTGGCGCCGATCATTCGCACGTACATTTTTCCCCATGTCGTGATTTTTGGTTATGCTGTCGGGGTGCTAGAAATCTTTGGAGGTGGGCTATTAGTATTGGCCCGTGGAGGGCGCATATCCCCATTTATTTTATTTATTTTAAATACGGTATTCTTTTTGACGCTGGGTTTCAAAGAACCGCATGATATGGAACTTAATTTGCTCATGGGGATTATGAATCTCATGTTTGCCATGAGTGTACAGCCAAAGGCCGAAAAACGGTCGAATGCTACCTAA
- a CDS encoding DDE-type integrase/transposase/recombinase → MGNGFEIRIHRGRRSLFYLCSVIDVFDRSILSYHIGSHCTAVQAYRALQGAVRNRQADWGKTVPVIRTDNGPQFVAQVWATGCQALGMQHERIPVATPNKNAHIESWHSVLEAECWRNQVFQTGVEAYTVTTEWIRFYNERRLHGSLHDWAPAQYYAQYRMGTAPTIRAVRC, encoded by the coding sequence GTGGGAAATGGATTTGAAATACGGATACATCGCGGGCGAAGATCGCTTTTTTACCTCTGTAGCGTCATTGATGTCTTTGATCGGTCTATCCTCAGCTATCATATTGGATCTCACTGTACCGCTGTTCAGGCGTACCGCGCCTTGCAAGGCGCGGTACGAAACCGTCAAGCGGATTGGGGGAAGACGGTCCCGGTCATTCGGACCGACAATGGGCCCCAATTTGTGGCCCAAGTGTGGGCCACGGGATGTCAGGCCTTAGGGATGCAGCATGAACGCATTCCCGTGGCCACTCCGAATAAGAATGCACACATCGAATCGTGGCACAGTGTGCTCGAAGCCGAATGCTGGCGAAATCAGGTATTTCAGACAGGGGTCGAGGCGTATACGGTAACGACCGAGTGGATCCGGTTTTACAATGAGCGCCGCTTGCATGGGAGTTTGCATGATTGGGCTCCGGCTCAATATTATGCCCAATACCGCATGGGCACCGCGCCGACGATTCGGGCCGTGCGTTGTTAG
- a CDS encoding transposase: protein MSESKTITPELKAQCIQEALDIQNAAAVARRHGLPIRLVQKWVQTATQRGTPEEARALKKALQQATTENHQLKQLLGEKDLEIAILQDLLKKAPRASLTDVK from the coding sequence ATGAGTGAGTCGAAAACGATTACACCCGAATTGAAAGCCCAGTGCATTCAAGAAGCGCTAGACATCCAGAATGCCGCGGCGGTGGCGCGTCGGCATGGACTCCCGATTCGGCTGGTACAAAAATGGGTGCAGACCGCGACCCAGCGCGGGACCCCAGAGGAAGCGCGGGCCTTAAAGAAAGCGCTCCAACAAGCCACCACGGAAAATCACCAATTGAAGCAACTCTTAGGCGAAAAAGATTTAGAAATTGCTATTTTGCAGGATCTTCTAAAAAAAGCCCCCCGGGCCTCTCTGACCGATGTGAAGTAG
- a CDS encoding HAD family hydrolase: MSRPKAILFDLDNTLYDFTATWTQATYPLVHDLLQTHGKQDIPLPELWGIFERINRVIFSHVDHGHLPGRLGRQLRWELLGAVLNIPLDADEMNLRHLDAMMFCVPFEDTFSVISTLAQSYPLGIVTNGPEDLLNRRLKAIGLDLYFPDQCRISAERAGFFKPHPAIFQTALSTLAVAPQDALYIGDYWEYDVLGAYNAHIPCLWFNPYHRPCPAPGIILQEIYTLSDLLHSLWIPLP, encoded by the coding sequence ATGTCTCGTCCTAAGGCCATCTTGTTTGATTTGGATAATACCTTATATGATTTTACCGCGACTTGGACTCAAGCCACCTATCCCCTGGTCCATGACCTCTTACAGACTCACGGCAAACAGGATATTCCGTTGCCCGAATTATGGGGAATTTTTGAACGCATCAACCGCGTGATTTTCTCCCATGTCGATCATGGCCATCTTCCCGGCCGTTTAGGCCGGCAATTACGGTGGGAACTCCTGGGCGCCGTGCTTAATATTCCCCTTGATGCTGATGAGATGAACTTGCGTCACCTTGACGCCATGATGTTTTGCGTCCCCTTTGAAGATACCTTTTCAGTCATATCCACCTTGGCCCAGTCCTATCCGCTCGGCATTGTTACCAATGGGCCCGAGGATCTGTTAAACCGGCGGCTTAAAGCCATAGGCCTCGACTTGTATTTTCCCGACCAGTGCCGCATTTCCGCCGAGCGTGCCGGATTCTTCAAACCGCATCCCGCCATATTTCAAACGGCCTTAAGCACGTTAGCGGTAGCACCTCAAGACGCCTTATATATTGGGGATTATTGGGAATACGACGTGTTAGGGGCGTACAATGCGCACATTCCTTGTCTATGGTTTAATCCCTACCACCGTCCTTGTCCCGCCCCAGGCATAATATTACAAGAAATTTATACGCTCTCCGATCTCCTACATAGTCTGTGGATTCCCTTGCCATAA
- a CDS encoding sensor histidine kinase has protein sequence MQLLTNLSMRLSMMNRLVAVDPALAHEEWERLNDRLREAINLLRQVLYDLQPIVLDEAGLAGGIDLLVRRWTEETGIACTLNWPIPEAAWPLSADDKVGVFRILQEALANIHKHAQATHVTLSAELTSEGLVIKLRDNGRGFDPAVMHPGHYGLHTMAQRAALVGASWQLDTAPGKGTICRLLWDRAAL, from the coding sequence GTGCAATTACTCACTAACCTGAGCATGCGGCTTAGTATGATGAACCGCTTAGTGGCTGTCGATCCCGCATTAGCCCATGAGGAATGGGAACGGTTGAACGACCGCCTGCGGGAGGCCATCAATTTATTGCGGCAAGTGTTGTATGATTTGCAACCCATTGTGTTGGATGAGGCCGGATTGGCTGGCGGGATAGACCTGCTGGTCCGTCGCTGGACCGAGGAGACGGGTATCGCCTGCACGTTGAACTGGCCGATTCCGGAAGCTGCCTGGCCGCTGTCCGCGGATGATAAGGTGGGTGTTTTTCGAATTTTACAAGAAGCGTTGGCCAATATTCACAAGCATGCTCAGGCGACCCATGTCACTCTGAGTGCCGAATTAACGTCCGAAGGCCTTGTCATCAAGCTTCGAGACAATGGCCGAGGGTTTGATCCAGCCGTTATGCATCCGGGGCATTATGGCTTGCATACGATGGCGCAGCGTGCAGCGTTGGTCGGGGCTTCGTGGCAGCTGGACACGGCCCCGGGAAAGGGCACGATCTGCCGTCTGCTGTGGGACCGGGCAGCGCTATGA
- the istB gene encoding IS21-like element helper ATPase IstB, which produces MTRSTLTVPVDPCDDLAALCERLKLPEVGRLAAARAQQAAAEQWTYSQYLIDVFRAEVAARQARYVVSHTQMSHLPFHKTLDQYDFTFQPSLDERQVRQLLTLQWVDAAENLIVLGPPGVGKTHLVVAMAGQAIVERISVYFITIQDLVADLRKAWDENRFATRLGMYVRPRLLCIDEVGYLPLSSLEANLFFRLVAARYERGSLALTSNKGFVDWGQVFGDPVLATAILDRLVHHSTILNIRGDSYRLREKRTAGLLGEAAARPSLEASLPGGTVPS; this is translated from the coding sequence ATGACCCGATCGACCCTGACGGTTCCGGTCGATCCTTGCGATGACTTGGCCGCCCTCTGCGAACGCCTGAAACTTCCGGAAGTGGGCCGCCTCGCGGCTGCCCGCGCCCAGCAGGCCGCGGCAGAACAGTGGACGTATTCCCAATACCTCATCGATGTGTTCCGGGCTGAAGTGGCCGCCCGCCAAGCCCGGTATGTCGTGTCGCATACGCAGATGTCACATCTGCCGTTTCACAAGACCTTAGACCAATATGATTTTACCTTCCAGCCGTCTCTGGATGAGCGCCAAGTGCGCCAGCTCCTGACGCTCCAATGGGTGGATGCGGCGGAAAATCTTATCGTGCTAGGCCCGCCCGGCGTGGGTAAAACACATTTGGTCGTGGCGATGGCGGGCCAAGCGATCGTGGAGCGTATCTCGGTGTATTTTATTACGATTCAGGACCTCGTGGCCGATTTGCGAAAAGCGTGGGACGAAAATCGCTTCGCGACCCGTCTCGGTATGTACGTGCGGCCCCGACTGCTTTGTATCGATGAAGTGGGCTATTTGCCGCTCAGTTCCCTCGAAGCGAATTTGTTCTTTCGTCTGGTCGCCGCCCGCTATGAACGCGGCAGTCTGGCCCTCACCTCCAACAAAGGATTCGTCGACTGGGGCCAGGTGTTTGGCGATCCGGTTCTGGCGACCGCTATTTTAGATAGGCTGGTGCACCATTCCACTATCCTGAACATTCGGGGGGATTCTTACCGTCTGCGTGAAAAGCGGACAGCCGGACTGCTAGGCGAGGCGGCCGCCCGGCCGTCGCTCGAAGCGTCCTTACCCGGCGGAACAGTGCCGTCATGA